A genomic region of Candidatus Pseudomonas phytovorans contains the following coding sequences:
- a CDS encoding serine protease has protein sequence MLLGGCNGVPTSYVSDPVYSQAFVVTSGAPLPMLLMASAIQWNEDYAVTAKHTPFLRNVVHEGLGDVVFFEHKADNVPLWRQYVPGEAVTAVGFNSFMMPMQGKGHALPSLVRLEGTPGSVFYSVHDGPITKGMSGGPVFADDGQVVGINVAIIPTSEIDAGRRPDLVGKERISVFMSFNEIDKEWRRYQYMLGHKAKPQAPASVKGYVAVVAKP, from the coding sequence ATGCTGCTCGGTGGGTGCAATGGAGTGCCAACGTCGTACGTTTCAGACCCCGTCTACAGCCAGGCTTTCGTGGTGACCTCCGGTGCCCCGCTGCCGATGTTGCTGATGGCCAGTGCCATCCAGTGGAACGAGGATTACGCAGTAACCGCCAAACACACCCCCTTCCTGCGCAACGTGGTCCACGAGGGCCTCGGTGACGTGGTGTTCTTCGAGCACAAAGCCGACAACGTGCCGCTCTGGCGCCAGTACGTGCCTGGGGAGGCCGTGACGGCGGTGGGTTTCAACAGCTTCATGATGCCGATGCAAGGCAAGGGCCATGCCCTGCCGTCGCTGGTAAGGCTTGAAGGTACGCCGGGCAGCGTCTTCTACTCGGTGCACGACGGCCCTATCACCAAGGGCATGTCGGGCGGGCCGGTGTTTGCCGATGACGGCCAGGTGGTGGGCATCAACGTCGCCATCATCCCCACCAGCGAGATCGACGCCGGCAGGCGTCCGGACCTGGTCGGCAAGGAGCGCATCAGCGTGTTCATGTCGTTCAACGAGATCGACAAGGAATGGCGGCGTTATCAATACATGCTGGGGCATAAGGCCAAGCCGCAGGCACCGGCTTCGGTCAAAGGCTATGTAGCGGTGGTGGCCAAGCCTTGA
- the queA gene encoding tRNA preQ1(34) S-adenosylmethionine ribosyltransferase-isomerase QueA has translation MRVADFSFELPDSLIARHPLAERHGSRLLVLDGPTGALAHRQFPDLLDYLRPGDLMVFNNTRVIPARLFGQKASGGKLEVLVERVLDSHRVLAHVRASKAPKVGAVILIDGGGEAEMVARHDTLFELRFTEEVLPLLDRVGHMPLPPYIDRPDEGADRERYQTVYAQRAGAVAAPTAGLHFDEALLEQIAAKGVERAFVTLHVGAGTFQPVRVDKIEDHHMHKEWLEVGQDVVDAIEACRARGGRVIAVGTTSVRSLESAARDGVLKAFSGDTDIFIFPGRPFHVVDALVTNFHLPESTLLMLVSAFAGYPETMAAYAAAVENGYRFFSYGDAMFITRNPAPRGPEDQA, from the coding sequence ATGCGCGTCGCCGATTTTTCCTTCGAACTCCCCGATTCCCTGATCGCCCGCCACCCGTTGGCCGAGCGCCATGGCAGCCGTCTGCTGGTGCTCGATGGGCCGACCGGCGCGCTGGCGCACCGGCAATTCCCCGATCTGTTGGACTACCTGCGCCCCGGCGACCTGATGGTGTTCAACAACACCCGGGTGATCCCGGCACGGTTGTTTGGCCAGAAAGCCTCCGGCGGCAAGCTGGAAGTGCTGGTCGAGCGCGTGCTCGACAGCCACCGGGTGCTCGCCCATGTGCGTGCCAGCAAGGCGCCGAAAGTTGGCGCGGTCATCCTCATTGATGGCGGTGGCGAGGCCGAAATGGTCGCGCGCCATGACACGCTGTTCGAGCTGCGCTTCACCGAAGAGGTGCTGCCACTGCTCGACCGCGTCGGCCACATGCCGCTGCCACCCTACATCGACCGCCCCGACGAGGGCGCCGACCGCGAGCGCTACCAGACCGTGTACGCCCAGCGCGCCGGTGCAGTTGCCGCGCCCACGGCGGGCCTGCACTTCGACGAAGCGCTGCTGGAGCAGATCGCCGCCAAAGGCGTGGAGCGGGCCTTCGTTACTCTGCACGTGGGCGCTGGCACCTTCCAGCCAGTGCGGGTCGACAAGATCGAAGACCACCACATGCACAAGGAATGGCTCGAAGTGGGCCAGGATGTGGTCGATGCCATCGAGGCCTGTCGCGCGCGTGGTGGCCGGGTGATCGCGGTCGGCACCACCAGCGTGCGTTCGCTGGAGAGTGCGGCGCGCGATGGTGTGCTCAAGGCGTTCAGTGGCGACACCGACATCTTCATCTTCCCGGGCCGGCCGTTCCATGTGGTCGATGCCCTGGTCACCAACTTCCACCTGCCGGAGTCCACGCTGCTGATGCTGGTCTCGGCGTTCGCCGGTTACCCCGAGACCATGGCTGCCTACGCGGCGGCGGTCGAAAACGGGTACCGCTTCTTCAGTTACGGTGATGCCATGTTCATCACCCGCAATCCGGCGCCACGCGGCCCCGAGGATCAAGCATGA
- the tgt gene encoding tRNA guanosine(34) transglycosylase Tgt, with protein sequence MSFELLATDGKARRGRITFPRGTVETPAFMPVGTYGTVKGMLPRDIEAIGAEMILGNTFHLWLRPGTEVIKKHNGLHDFMQWKGPILTDSGGFQVFSLGAMRKIKEEGVTFASPVDGSKVFMGPEESMQVQRDLGSDVVMIFDECTPYPAEHDVARTSMELSLRWAQRSKNAHADNTAALFGIVQGGMYQDLRMRSLEGLENIGFDGLAIGGLSVGEPKHEMIKVLDYLPGMMPADKPRYLMGVGKPEDLVEGVRRGVDMFDCVMPTRNARNGHLFVDTGVIKIRNAFHRHDESPLDPTCDCYTCTNFSRAYLHHLDKCGEMLSSMLNTIHNLRHYQRLMAGLREAIQQGKLAAFVDAFYAKRGLPVPPLD encoded by the coding sequence ATGTCCTTCGAACTGCTGGCCACCGACGGCAAGGCCCGTCGTGGTCGCATCACCTTCCCACGTGGCACGGTGGAAACCCCGGCGTTCATGCCGGTGGGTACCTATGGCACGGTCAAGGGCATGCTGCCACGCGATATCGAGGCCATTGGCGCCGAGATGATCCTGGGCAACACCTTCCATCTGTGGCTGCGCCCGGGCACCGAGGTGATCAAGAAGCACAACGGCCTGCATGATTTCATGCAGTGGAAAGGCCCGATCCTCACCGACTCCGGTGGTTTCCAGGTGTTCAGCCTGGGCGCCATGCGCAAGATCAAGGAAGAGGGCGTGACCTTCGCCTCGCCAGTCGATGGCTCGAAGGTCTTCATGGGCCCTGAAGAGTCGATGCAGGTACAGCGCGACCTGGGCTCGGACGTGGTGATGATCTTCGACGAGTGCACCCCGTACCCGGCCGAGCACGACGTGGCACGTACTTCCATGGAACTGTCGCTGCGCTGGGCCCAGCGCTCGAAGAACGCCCATGCCGACAACACGGCGGCGCTGTTCGGCATCGTTCAGGGCGGTATGTACCAGGACCTGCGCATGCGTTCGCTGGAAGGCCTGGAAAACATCGGCTTCGACGGCCTGGCGATCGGTGGCCTGTCGGTGGGCGAACCCAAGCACGAAATGATCAAGGTGCTGGATTACCTGCCGGGCATGATGCCTGCTGACAAACCTCGTTACCTTATGGGGGTAGGCAAACCGGAAGATCTCGTTGAGGGTGTGCGCCGCGGCGTCGACATGTTCGACTGCGTGATGCCTACGCGTAACGCGCGTAACGGCCATCTGTTCGTCGATACAGGGGTGATCAAGATCCGCAATGCGTTCCATCGCCACGATGAATCGCCGCTGGATCCGACCTGTGACTGCTACACCTGCACCAACTTCTCCCGCGCCTATCTCCATCATCTGGACAAGTGCGGCGAAATGTTGAGCAGCATGCTGAATACCATCCACAACTTGCGCCATTACCAGCGCTTGATGGCCGGTTTACGCGAGGCTATTCAACAGGGTAAATTGGCCGCCTTTGTCGACGCCTTCTACGCCAAGCGCGGGCTTCCCGTACCGCCTTTGGACTGA
- the yajC gene encoding preprotein translocase subunit YajC, with translation MSFFIPAAYADAAAPAAGPAGTGFEWIFLVGFLVIFYLMIWRPQAKRAKEQKNLLGNLQKGDEVVTNGGIAGKIVKVSDDFVVLEVSDTVELKFQKGAIAATLPKGTLKAI, from the coding sequence ATGAGCTTCTTCATCCCCGCCGCATACGCGGACGCTGCAGCACCTGCCGCTGGCCCAGCCGGTACCGGCTTCGAGTGGATTTTCCTGGTCGGTTTCCTGGTCATCTTCTACCTGATGATCTGGCGCCCACAGGCCAAGCGCGCCAAAGAGCAGAAGAACCTGCTCGGCAACTTGCAGAAAGGTGACGAAGTTGTCACCAACGGCGGCATCGCCGGCAAGATCGTCAAGGTTTCCGATGATTTCGTGGTGCTGGAAGTTTCCGACACTGTCGAGCTGAAGTTCCAGAAGGGCGCCATCGCGGCCACCCTGCCAAAAGGTACGCTCAAGGCTATCTGA
- the secD gene encoding protein translocase subunit SecD — translation MLNKYPLWKYALIVLVLVVGFIYSAPNLYPDDPAVQISGASSALQVNQADLDRVSKALVDAKITVKGASLGEKGSGLIRLTNQEDQLPAKDVVRKALGDDYVVALNLAQTTPQWLRNLGASPMKLGLDLSGGVHFLLEVDMDKAMTARMKVYEGEVKTLLRKERVRYRSLPQQDGGIMLGFADDAIREQARALIRKNFNDFDLTATERNDLAVLRLALTQAKVAEIREYSIKQNLTTVRNRVNELGVAEPLVQRQGANRIVVELPGVQDTAEAKRILGKTANLEFRFGAEPGASKATTEVFEFREGGRSAPVERGLIITGDQVTDAQASFDEHGRPQVNIRLDGHGGELMSRATRSNVGRSMAVIFIEQKPVTRYVKQTVDGVEKDVAVQSFVEEKKIISLATIQSPLGSQFRITGLNGQGESSELALLLRAGGLAAPMYFAEERTIGPSLGADNITKGIDASLWGMLFVSLFIIAIYRGFGVIATIALAGNMVLLLALMSLLGATLTLPGIAGIVLTMGMAVDANVLIFSRIREELKAGMSVQRAIHEGFNRAYTAIIDANLTSLLVGGILFAMGTGPVKGFAVTMSLGIFTSMFTAIMVTRAMVNLTCGGRDIKKLWV, via the coding sequence ATGCTGAACAAATACCCTCTGTGGAAATATGCACTGATCGTGCTGGTACTGGTGGTCGGTTTCATTTATTCCGCTCCCAACCTTTACCCGGATGACCCGGCGGTACAGATCAGCGGTGCCAGCTCGGCGCTGCAGGTTAACCAGGCCGACCTCGATCGCGTCAGCAAGGCGCTGGTCGATGCCAAGATCACCGTCAAGGGCGCGAGCCTGGGTGAGAAGGGCAGCGGGCTGATCCGCCTGACCAACCAGGAAGACCAGCTGCCAGCCAAGGATGTGGTGCGCAAGGCACTGGGCGATGATTACGTCGTGGCCCTGAACCTGGCCCAGACGACTCCGCAATGGCTGCGTAACCTGGGTGCAAGCCCGATGAAGCTGGGCCTGGACCTGTCCGGTGGTGTGCACTTCCTGCTGGAAGTGGACATGGACAAGGCCATGACGGCCCGCATGAAAGTCTATGAGGGCGAGGTCAAGACCTTGCTGCGCAAAGAGCGCGTCCGCTACCGCAGCCTGCCTCAGCAGGATGGCGGCATCATGCTGGGCTTCGCTGACGATGCAATCCGCGAACAGGCACGTGCCCTGATCCGCAAGAATTTCAATGATTTCGACCTGACCGCCACCGAGCGCAACGACCTCGCCGTGCTGCGTCTGGCGCTGACTCAGGCAAAAGTTGCCGAGATCCGCGAATACTCGATCAAGCAGAACCTCACCACTGTCCGCAACCGTGTCAACGAGCTGGGCGTGGCTGAACCACTGGTACAGCGCCAGGGCGCCAACCGTATCGTGGTCGAGCTGCCAGGCGTGCAGGACACTGCAGAAGCCAAGCGTATCCTCGGTAAAACCGCCAACCTGGAGTTCCGCTTCGGTGCCGAGCCGGGTGCGTCCAAGGCCACTACCGAAGTGTTCGAGTTCCGCGAAGGCGGCCGCTCTGCTCCGGTCGAGCGTGGCCTGATCATCACCGGTGACCAGGTTACCGACGCCCAGGCCAGCTTTGACGAGCACGGCCGCCCACAAGTGAACATCCGCCTGGATGGCCACGGTGGCGAGCTGATGAGCCGCGCAACGCGCAGCAACGTCGGCCGCAGCATGGCGGTGATCTTCATCGAGCAGAAGCCGGTCACCCGCTATGTGAAGCAGACCGTCGACGGCGTCGAGAAGGACGTTGCCGTACAAAGCTTCGTGGAAGAGAAGAAAATCATCAGCCTGGCGACCATCCAGTCGCCGCTGGGCAGCCAGTTCCGCATCACCGGCCTGAACGGCCAGGGCGAATCGTCCGAGCTGGCCCTGCTGCTGCGTGCCGGTGGTCTGGCCGCGCCGATGTACTTCGCTGAAGAACGTACCATTGGCCCAAGCCTGGGTGCCGACAACATTACCAAGGGTATTGATGCGTCGCTGTGGGGCATGCTGTTCGTCTCGCTGTTCATCATTGCCATCTACCGCGGCTTCGGCGTGATTGCCACCATCGCCCTGGCGGGCAACATGGTGCTGCTGCTGGCGTTGATGTCGCTGCTGGGCGCCACCCTGACGCTGCCGGGTATTGCCGGTATCGTGTTGACCATGGGTATGGCGGTAGACGCCAACGTGCTGATCTTCTCGCGTATCCGCGAAGAGCTGAAAGCCGGCATGTCGGTACAGCGCGCCATCCACGAAGGCTTCAACCGCGCCTATACCGCGATCATCGACGCCAACCTGACCAGCCTGCTGGTCGGCGGCATCCTGTTCGCTATGGGTACCGGCCCGGTCAAGGGCTTTGCGGTCACCATGTCCCTCGGGATTTTCACCTCGATGTTCACCGCCATCATGGTAACTCGCGCAATGGTCAACCTGACCTGTGGCGGGCGTGACATCAAGAAGCTGTGGGTTTGA